In the Flavisolibacter tropicus genome, one interval contains:
- a CDS encoding cytochrome c oxidase subunit 3, producing MAQTAVAQGTKWWAGGRSPFNVEYGKLMMWYFLLSDAFTFGAFLISYGTIRFSQNFWPDPNKVFNAFPGAGHMNLPLAFVSLMTFILIMSSVTMVLAVHAGHHNNKKGVVKWLTWTVIGGFAFLACQAWEWHHLITGEHAVLVNGQLDVIGQTMRVNPWGREVHGAEIAHALQNTPHDALVKLVHMENHQHTLEHLGGMSDEQLRGMINTAEMHISEAGPVAFGGFFYGITGFHGFHVFSGVIINVIMLIMAQNDVFAKRGHYLMVEKAGLYWHFVDLVWVFVFLCFYLI from the coding sequence ATGGCACAAACCGCTGTAGCACAAGGGACCAAATGGTGGGCAGGAGGAAGAAGTCCTTTTAATGTGGAGTATGGAAAGTTGATGATGTGGTACTTCTTATTGAGTGATGCATTTACTTTTGGTGCATTCCTGATCTCTTACGGAACTATTCGCTTTTCACAAAACTTCTGGCCTGATCCAAACAAGGTATTTAATGCATTTCCAGGTGCTGGGCATATGAATTTGCCTTTGGCGTTTGTGAGCTTGATGACATTTATTTTGATCATGAGCTCTGTTACCATGGTATTAGCTGTTCATGCTGGTCATCATAATAACAAAAAAGGCGTAGTTAAGTGGTTAACTTGGACTGTGATTGGTGGTTTTGCGTTCTTGGCTTGTCAGGCTTGGGAATGGCATCACTTAATTACCGGCGAGCATGCGGTACTGGTTAATGGACAACTGGATGTTATTGGTCAAACAATGCGTGTAAATCCTTGGGGTAGAGAAGTACACGGTGCAGAAATAGCTCATGCACTTCAAAATACACCTCATGACGCACTGGTTAAATTAGTGCACATGGAAAATCACCAGCATACCTTAGAACATTTGGGTGGTATGTCTGATGAGCAATTACGCGGAATGATCAATACAGCTGAAATGCACATCAGTGAAGCTGGTCCAGTTGCGTTTGGTGGTTTCTTCTATGGTATCACTGGTTTCCACGGTTTCCACGTATTTTCTGGTGTAATTATCAATGTCATTATGTTGATCATGGCGCAGAATGATGTGTTTGCCAAGCGTGGTCACTACCTGATGGTTGAGAAAGCTGGTTTATATTGGCACTTTGTAGACTTGGTTTGGGTATTTGTATTCTTGTGTTTTTATCTTATCTAA
- a CDS encoding cytochrome C oxidase subunit IV family protein: MDQHSHHTAAEITFHHEPAADTRRIWRTFWLLLGITVIELAMGLSMYLFTMPSWMHLFLKGVIVILSLAKAFYIVGIFMHLGDEIRNMIMTIVVPLLLFVWFIGAFLWDGNAFRSRRNTYDQYYKERTMEKPAPGEKQHHPLD, translated from the coding sequence ATGGATCAGCATTCGCATCATACAGCAGCAGAGATTACGTTTCATCACGAACCTGCTGCCGATACAAGACGCATCTGGAGAACATTCTGGTTATTATTAGGTATCACTGTCATCGAATTGGCAATGGGCTTGTCAATGTACTTGTTCACAATGCCAAGCTGGATGCACCTGTTTTTAAAGGGTGTAATTGTAATCTTGTCTTTAGCAAAAGCATTTTACATTGTTGGAATTTTCATGCACTTGGGTGATGAGATTCGCAATATGATCATGACCATTGTAGTGCCGCTTTTACTTTTTGTATGGTTTATCGGTGCCTTCCTTTGGGATGGTAATGCCTTCCGTTCTCGCCGTAATACCTACGATCAGTATTACAAAGAAAGAACAATGGAAAAACCAGCCCCGGGTGAAAAGCAACATCATCCCCTGGATTAA
- a CDS encoding SCO family protein, translating into MNKTAFSALLLALFVPLLSYFVMKGFTTKAVSMPRHYIYDSIITRTDNGKLVEDTVWHKVPDFNLTNQLGQQVSWKDMEGKVIVASFFFTHCPTICPGMTVNMKKLQDGVSNGERVGTKDAKFIQFLSFSVDPERDSVQNLKNWADRFQINPSNWWLLTGSKKEIYNLANEEMKVLAVDGKGIDTSFIHTDRFVLLDKYHNIRGYYHGLDSNSMAQLSRDMVLLSLEKDPNRKKFYEGKLELLAVVFLVTILGIGVLVFVLKREKREHATSA; encoded by the coding sequence GTGAATAAAACTGCGTTTTCTGCTTTATTACTGGCCCTTTTCGTTCCCTTACTTTCCTACTTTGTGATGAAGGGGTTTACCACGAAGGCCGTGTCTATGCCTCGACATTATATCTACGATTCTATTATTACAAGAACGGATAATGGTAAGCTGGTAGAAGATACCGTTTGGCATAAAGTACCCGATTTTAACCTGACAAACCAGCTTGGTCAACAAGTAAGCTGGAAGGACATGGAAGGAAAGGTTATTGTAGCTTCTTTCTTTTTTACACATTGTCCTACCATCTGCCCAGGTATGACGGTGAACATGAAGAAACTGCAGGATGGCGTTTCTAATGGTGAGCGTGTGGGCACAAAAGATGCAAAGTTTATACAGTTCCTCTCTTTTAGTGTAGACCCGGAAAGAGACAGTGTACAAAACCTAAAGAATTGGGCGGATCGTTTTCAGATAAATCCTTCTAATTGGTGGTTACTTACGGGTAGCAAAAAAGAGATCTATAATTTGGCTAATGAAGAAATGAAAGTATTAGCTGTTGATGGAAAAGGTATTGATACCAGCTTCATTCACACAGATCGCTTTGTTCTTCTTGATAAATACCACAATATAAGAGGCTATTATCATGGGTTGGACTCCAACTCTATGGCACAGCTTTCAAGAGATATGGTGTTACTTTCTTTAGAGAAAGATCCCAATCGAAAGAAGTTTTATGAAGGCAAGTTGGAACTGCTGGCCGTCGTATTTCTTGTAACTATACTAGGTATAGGTGTATTAGTATTTGTATTGAAAAGAGAAAAAAGAGAGCATGCAACTAGCGCTTAG
- a CDS encoding DUF420 domain-containing protein yields the protein MQLALSKNDKKARILILAFSVIVFIAVTALERITLDVDLGFDPHVLSAINAAINSIVAVLLIAGIITAKQKNINVHRKIMLTAMALSVIFLVSYILHHLFAGSTLYGDLDRNGVVSAAEKAQAGTMRYVYMFLLGTHILLAGVSLPYILFTAYRALISEYPQHRKLAKITWPMWFYVALTGPIVYWMISAYY from the coding sequence ATGCAACTAGCGCTTAGTAAAAATGATAAGAAGGCGCGTATTCTTATCCTGGCTTTTTCTGTAATTGTATTTATAGCCGTAACAGCTTTAGAGCGTATTACACTTGACGTAGATCTGGGCTTTGACCCGCATGTACTTTCGGCTATAAACGCAGCTATTAATTCTATTGTTGCTGTTTTATTGATAGCAGGTATTATAACGGCCAAGCAAAAAAATATCAACGTACACCGCAAGATAATGCTGACAGCAATGGCGCTTTCCGTCATATTCCTGGTAAGCTATATTCTGCATCATTTGTTTGCAGGCTCTACACTATATGGCGATCTGGATCGAAACGGTGTGGTAAGTGCCGCTGAAAAAGCACAAGCCGGAACCATGCGTTATGTATATATGTTTCTACTAGGCACGCATATTTTATTAGCGGGTGTATCATTGCCTTATATTCTATTTACAGCTTACAGGGCATTGATCTCTGAATATCCTCAACACCGCAAACTTGCCAAGATCACTTGGCCAATGTGGTTTTATGTAGCGCTTACAGGTCCCATCGTTTATTGGATGATCAGCGCTTATTATTAA